In Ensifer canadensis, a genomic segment contains:
- the fdhF gene encoding formate dehydrogenase subunit alpha: MSLIHEIDYGTPASRSETMVTLTIDGREVTVPEGTSIMRAAMDAGIEVPKLCASDMMDAFGSCRLCLVEIKGRAGMPASCTTPVAPGLEVSTQTPRLKDVRRGVMELYISDHPLDCLTCAANGDCELQDMAGAVGLRDVRYGYEGDNHVKARNNGGINAKWQPKDESNPYFTFDPAKCIVCSRCVRACEEVQGTFALTIGGRGFDSRVSAGMAEDFMSSECVSCGACVQACPTATLTEKSVIEIGQPEHSVVTTCAYCGVGCSFKAEMRGEELVRMVPWKDGQANRGHSCVKGRFAYGYSNHGDRILNPMIREKISDPWREVTWEQAYAHVAAEFRRIQYQYGRDSVGGITSSRCTNEETYLVQKLVRAGFGNNNVDTCARVCHSPTGYGLGQAFGTSAGTQNFDSVEFTDVAVIIGANPTDGHPVFASRLKKRLREGAKLIVIDPRRTDIVRSPHIEASYHLPLQPGTNVAILTSLAHVIVTEGLANEAFIRERCDWSEYEDWAAFVAEPYHSPEATEAYTGVPAELVRGAARLYATGGNGAIYYGLGVTEHSQGSTTVMAIANLAMVTGNIGRPGVGVNPLRGQNNVQGSCDMGSFPHELPGYRHVSDDATRETFEKLWGVEISNEPGLRIPNMLDAAVDGTFKGIYIQGEDILQSDPDTKHVAAGLAAMECVVVHDLFLNETANYAHVFLPGSTFLEKDGTFTNAERRINRVRKVMTPKNGYADWEVTQKLAQAMGLNWSYRHPSEIMDEIAATTPSFALVSYDYLDKMGSVQWPCNEKHPEGSPIMHVDGFVRGKGKFIRTEYVATDERTGPRFPLLLTTGRILSQYNVGAQTRRTDNVVWHAEDRLEIHPHDAEQRGIHDGDWIRLASRAGETTLRSQITDRVAPGVVYTTFHHPTTQANVITTDFSDWATNCPEYKVTAVQVMPSNGPSDWQQDYDEQARQSRRIAGKLEAAE, from the coding sequence ATGTCTCTCATTCATGAAATCGACTATGGAACGCCGGCCTCCCGCTCCGAAACCATGGTGACGCTGACTATCGACGGCCGTGAGGTGACGGTGCCCGAGGGCACGTCGATCATGCGGGCGGCGATGGATGCCGGCATCGAGGTGCCGAAGCTCTGCGCCTCCGACATGATGGACGCCTTCGGGTCGTGCCGGCTCTGTCTCGTCGAGATCAAGGGCCGGGCCGGCATGCCCGCCTCCTGCACCACGCCAGTGGCGCCGGGGCTCGAAGTGTCGACCCAGACGCCGCGGCTGAAGGACGTTCGCCGCGGGGTGATGGAACTCTATATTTCCGACCATCCGCTCGACTGTCTGACCTGTGCCGCCAATGGCGACTGCGAGCTGCAGGACATGGCCGGCGCAGTCGGCCTTCGCGATGTTCGCTACGGCTATGAGGGTGACAATCACGTCAAGGCGCGCAACAACGGCGGCATCAACGCCAAATGGCAGCCGAAGGACGAATCCAACCCCTACTTCACCTTTGATCCGGCGAAATGCATCGTCTGCTCGCGCTGCGTGCGCGCCTGCGAGGAAGTGCAGGGCACGTTCGCGCTGACGATCGGCGGCCGTGGTTTCGACAGCCGCGTTTCCGCAGGCATGGCCGAAGACTTCATGTCGTCGGAATGCGTCTCCTGCGGCGCCTGCGTCCAGGCCTGCCCGACGGCGACGCTGACGGAAAAGTCGGTGATTGAGATCGGCCAGCCGGAGCATTCCGTCGTCACCACCTGCGCCTATTGCGGCGTCGGCTGCTCGTTCAAGGCGGAGATGCGCGGCGAGGAACTGGTGCGCATGGTGCCGTGGAAGGACGGCCAGGCGAACCGCGGCCATTCCTGCGTCAAGGGCCGGTTTGCCTATGGCTACTCGAACCATGGGGATCGCATCCTCAACCCGATGATCCGCGAAAAGATCTCCGATCCCTGGCGCGAAGTGACCTGGGAGCAGGCCTATGCGCATGTGGCCGCGGAGTTCCGGCGCATCCAGTATCAGTATGGCCGCGATTCGGTCGGCGGCATCACCTCGTCGCGCTGCACCAACGAAGAGACCTATCTGGTGCAGAAGCTGGTGCGCGCCGGTTTCGGCAACAACAATGTCGACACCTGCGCCCGCGTCTGCCACTCGCCGACCGGCTACGGCCTCGGCCAGGCCTTCGGCACCTCGGCCGGCACGCAGAACTTCGATTCGGTCGAGTTCACCGACGTTGCGGTGATCATCGGCGCCAACCCGACGGACGGCCATCCAGTCTTTGCTTCGCGGCTGAAGAAGCGTTTGCGTGAGGGCGCAAAGCTGATCGTCATCGATCCGCGCCGCACCGATATCGTGCGCTCGCCGCATATCGAAGCATCCTATCACCTGCCTCTGCAGCCCGGCACCAACGTTGCCATTCTGACGTCGCTGGCGCATGTCATCGTTACGGAGGGCCTCGCCAACGAGGCCTTCATCCGCGAACGCTGCGACTGGTCGGAATATGAGGACTGGGCAGCCTTCGTCGCTGAGCCCTATCACAGCCCGGAAGCGACCGAGGCCTATACCGGCGTCCCTGCCGAACTGGTGCGTGGGGCGGCACGGCTCTATGCCACCGGCGGCAACGGCGCGATCTATTACGGCCTCGGCGTCACCGAACACAGCCAGGGCTCGACCACCGTCATGGCGATCGCCAACCTCGCGATGGTCACCGGCAATATCGGCCGGCCGGGCGTCGGCGTTAACCCGCTGCGCGGCCAGAACAATGTACAGGGCTCCTGCGACATGGGCTCGTTCCCGCACGAGCTGCCGGGTTACCGCCACGTCTCCGACGATGCAACGCGCGAGACCTTCGAGAAGCTCTGGGGTGTCGAGATTTCCAACGAGCCGGGTCTGCGCATCCCGAACATGCTCGACGCCGCGGTCGACGGCACCTTCAAGGGCATCTACATCCAGGGCGAGGACATCCTGCAGTCCGACCCGGATACCAAGCATGTGGCCGCCGGCCTTGCGGCGATGGAGTGCGTCGTCGTGCACGACCTCTTCCTCAACGAGACGGCCAACTACGCTCATGTGTTCCTGCCGGGCTCGACCTTCCTCGAGAAGGACGGCACCTTCACCAATGCCGAGCGCCGCATCAACCGCGTGCGCAAGGTGATGACGCCGAAGAACGGCTATGCCGACTGGGAAGTGACGCAGAAGCTGGCGCAGGCCATGGGTCTCAACTGGAGCTATCGCCACCCCTCCGAAATCATGGACGAGATCGCCGCGACGACGCCGAGCTTTGCGCTCGTCTCCTACGACTATCTGGACAAGATGGGTTCCGTGCAGTGGCCCTGCAATGAGAAACACCCGGAGGGCTCGCCGATCATGCATGTCGACGGCTTCGTACGCGGCAAGGGCAAATTCATCCGCACCGAATATGTCGCGACGGACGAGCGCACCGGTCCGCGCTTCCCGCTGCTTCTGACCACCGGCCGCATTCTCAGCCAGTATAATGTCGGCGCCCAGACGCGGCGCACCGACAATGTCGTCTGGCATGCGGAGGACCGGCTGGAAATCCACCCGCACGACGCCGAGCAACGGGGCATCCACGATGGCGACTGGATCAGGCTTGCCAGCCGCGCCGGCGAGACGACCTTGCGCTCGCAGATCACCGATCGGGTGGCACCCGGTGTCGTCTACACCACCTTCCACCACCCGACGACGCAGGCAAACGTCATCACCACCGACTTCTCCGACTGGGCGACCAATTGCCCGGAATACAAGGTGACGGCGGTTCAGGTGATGCCGTCCAACGGGCCGTCGGACTGGCAGCAGGATTATGACGAGCAGGCGCGGCAGTCACGCCGGATCGCCGGCAAGCTGGAGGCTGCGGAGTAG